Proteins encoded together in one Streptomyces sp. NA04227 window:
- a CDS encoding VOC family protein: MRVIDFDHLVLKVADLERALAFYTGPLGLEPVRVEEWRAGRVPFPSVRLSPRALIDFVPHGEGTSAGTNVDHICLVVEPLDWQQVVDTGEFTVLDGPGERFGARGNASSLYIADPDGNTVELRWYPQDA, from the coding sequence CTGCGTGTGATCGACTTCGACCACCTGGTCCTGAAGGTCGCCGACCTGGAGCGGGCGCTCGCCTTCTACACCGGACCGCTCGGCCTGGAGCCGGTACGCGTCGAGGAGTGGCGGGCGGGCCGGGTGCCCTTTCCGTCCGTACGGCTGAGTCCTCGTGCCCTGATCGACTTCGTACCGCACGGCGAGGGCACTTCGGCGGGCACCAACGTCGACCACATCTGCCTCGTGGTGGAGCCCCTGGACTGGCAACAGGTCGTCGACACCGGCGAGTTCACCGTACTCGACGGCCCGGGTGAGCGCTTCGGCGCCCGTGGCAACGCCAGCTCGCTGTACATCGCCGACCCGGACGGCAACACCGTCGAACTGCGCTGGTACCCGCAGGACGCCTGA
- a CDS encoding DUF3037 domain-containing protein, producing the protein MTARDGAGDVRPQVYEYALLRVVPRIERGEQINAGVVLYCRGASYVAARTHLDEERLRALDPEADVVGVRAALRAVEGVCRGGESAGQAAGDEPGRRFRWLIAPRSTVVQPGPVHTGLTRDPAAELDRLLDLLVR; encoded by the coding sequence ATGACCGCACGCGACGGGGCCGGGGACGTCCGGCCGCAGGTCTACGAGTACGCGCTGCTGCGCGTCGTCCCCCGTATCGAGCGCGGCGAGCAGATCAACGCGGGCGTCGTCCTCTACTGCCGGGGGGCCTCCTACGTGGCCGCGCGCACCCACCTCGACGAGGAGCGGCTCCGCGCGCTGGACCCCGAGGCCGATGTCGTCGGGGTGCGCGCGGCCTTGCGCGCCGTCGAAGGGGTGTGCCGCGGTGGCGAGTCGGCGGGACAGGCTGCGGGGGACGAGCCCGGGCGCCGGTTCCGCTGGCTGATCGCGCCCCGTTCGACCGTGGTGCAGCCCGGTCCCGTGCACACCGGCCTCACCCGGGACCCGGCGGCCGAACTCGACCGGCTGCTCGACCTGCTCGTCAGGTGA
- a CDS encoding ABC transporter substrate-binding protein, with product MVCQPPRRGIPRSERVFKRIHLRPVAAIASISVLAGCGVLSSGDDDGEQKIVVGTTSSPSTLDPAASWDGSWELFRNIYQTLLSYPTGATVPEGDAAESCAFTDLSNRVYSCKLRDDMKFSDGHPLDAKAVKYSIDRISRINVDGGPKGLLGSLDRVETKGDDEVLFHLNKPDATFPYVLATPAMSIVDPEEYPANEIRDDGGVAGSGPYALESYDEGSKAELVRNKHYKGFADRKNDAVTIRYFPDSTQMVAALKSRQIDVTFRGLAAEDTIALQGKDSTQGLQLVEGAGTEISYLVFNPKDRWAGKASVRKAIAQLLDRSAIAHKVYRDTVEPLYSMVPRGLAGHTTSFFDQYGTPDADKAKDILTEDGITEPVPLTLWYATDRYGSATKPEFEEIKRQLNRTGLFDVKVEGRPWKTFEADYRKGKYPVFGRGWFPDFPDADNFIAPFVGEQNVLGTPYRSPDITDKLLPESRRENDRSAVVEQFQEAQQILLDDVRLLPLWQGKQYVAVHEDISGGERALDPSMLMMMWELDRKTSW from the coding sequence ATGGTCTGCCAACCCCCAAGGCGTGGCATACCGAGGAGCGAGCGCGTGTTCAAGCGGATCCATCTGCGGCCTGTGGCGGCCATCGCGTCCATATCCGTGCTGGCCGGGTGTGGGGTGCTCTCCTCCGGGGACGACGACGGCGAGCAGAAGATCGTCGTCGGTACGACGAGCTCACCGAGCACGCTCGACCCCGCCGCCTCCTGGGACGGCTCCTGGGAACTCTTCCGCAACATCTACCAGACGCTGCTCAGCTACCCCACCGGTGCCACCGTCCCGGAGGGCGACGCCGCCGAGTCCTGCGCGTTCACCGACCTCTCCAACCGGGTCTACTCCTGCAAGCTCCGCGACGACATGAAGTTCTCCGACGGGCATCCGCTGGACGCCAAGGCGGTCAAGTACTCCATCGACCGCATCAGCAGGATCAACGTCGACGGCGGCCCCAAGGGCCTGCTCGGGAGCCTCGACCGGGTCGAGACCAAGGGTGACGACGAGGTCCTCTTCCATCTGAACAAGCCCGACGCGACCTTCCCGTACGTCCTCGCCACGCCCGCGATGTCGATCGTCGACCCCGAGGAGTACCCGGCCAACGAGATCCGCGACGACGGCGGGGTCGCCGGGTCCGGGCCCTACGCGCTGGAGTCCTACGACGAGGGCAGCAAGGCCGAACTGGTCAGGAACAAGCACTACAAGGGCTTCGCGGACCGCAAGAACGACGCGGTGACCATCCGCTACTTCCCGGACTCGACCCAGATGGTCGCCGCCCTCAAGAGCCGGCAGATCGACGTGACCTTCCGTGGTCTGGCCGCCGAGGACACCATCGCGCTCCAGGGCAAGGACAGTACGCAGGGCCTCCAGCTCGTCGAGGGCGCGGGCACCGAGATCAGCTACCTCGTCTTCAACCCCAAGGACCGCTGGGCGGGCAAGGCCTCCGTACGCAAGGCCATCGCGCAGCTCCTCGACCGCAGCGCCATCGCCCACAAGGTCTACCGGGACACCGTCGAGCCCCTCTACTCGATGGTGCCGCGCGGCCTCGCGGGCCACACGACCTCCTTCTTCGACCAGTACGGCACCCCCGACGCCGACAAGGCCAAGGACATCCTCACCGAGGACGGGATCACCGAGCCGGTTCCGCTGACCCTCTGGTACGCGACGGACCGCTACGGATCCGCGACCAAGCCGGAGTTCGAGGAGATCAAGCGCCAGCTCAACCGCACCGGCCTGTTCGACGTCAAGGTCGAGGGCCGTCCGTGGAAGACCTTCGAGGCGGACTACCGCAAGGGCAAGTACCCCGTGTTCGGCCGTGGCTGGTTCCCCGACTTCCCGGACGCGGACAACTTCATCGCCCCGTTCGTCGGCGAGCAGAACGTGCTCGGTACGCCGTACCGCAGCCCCGACATCACCGACAAGCTGCTGCCCGAGTCCCGCCGCGAGAACGACCGCAGCGCGGTGGTCGAGCAGTTCCAGGAAGCGCAGCAGATCCTCCTGGACGACGTACGGCTGCTGCCGCTGTGGCAGGGCAAGCAGTACGTCGCGGTGCACGAGGACATCTCGGGCGGTGAGCGGGCCCTGGACCCGTCCATGCTCATGATGATGTGGGAACTGGACCGCAAGACGAGCTGGTAG
- a CDS encoding helix-turn-helix domain-containing protein, translating to MKDPRPCSIADALALVGEKHSLLVLREVLLGVCRFDQLARNTGAPRDILAVRLKRLVEAGVLEKVAYNERPPRFEYRATEAGVELEPVLLSLMAWGDKHLRPPGQPPMVLEHDCGHALTPVVVCAECGSPARHEELTARPQAPGWTRTGPAAA from the coding sequence ATGAAAGACCCGCGCCCCTGCTCCATCGCGGACGCACTCGCCCTCGTCGGCGAGAAGCACTCGCTGCTCGTCCTGCGCGAAGTGCTGCTCGGCGTCTGCCGGTTCGACCAGCTCGCACGGAACACCGGTGCCCCGCGCGACATCCTGGCCGTACGCCTGAAACGGCTTGTGGAGGCGGGCGTACTGGAGAAGGTCGCCTACAACGAGCGGCCCCCGCGCTTCGAGTACCGGGCCACCGAGGCAGGCGTCGAACTCGAACCCGTACTGCTGTCCCTGATGGCCTGGGGCGACAAGCACCTGCGCCCGCCGGGGCAGCCGCCGATGGTTCTGGAGCACGACTGCGGCCACGCCCTGACCCCGGTCGTCGTCTGCGCGGAGTGCGGATCCCCGGCGCGCCACGAGGAACTGACCGCCCGCCCGCAGGCCCCCGGCTGGACCCGGACCGGCCCGGCGGCGGCCTGA
- the lnt gene encoding apolipoprotein N-acyltransferase, with translation MDLLAEDSGSRRTSGRDAPLPRGIRFRRDAAALFAGALPALTFPAPALWWLAPFVLVPWLLLLASAPTPRRASWEGWLGGLGFMLAVHHWLLPSLHVFTLVVAGLLGLLWAPWGRLVHHLTGRDPSPGRACAALVLVPSGWLLIELVRSWEGLGGPWGLLGSSQWQVPAALRLASLGGVWLVSLLLVMVNTALALLFSVRVPAVRAPAAPVSGVRLLSVHARSRPVPVRARGWPALAALAAVAVGTTAAWAFAPRPDPAGTTRAAVVQPGVIGGSGSGDARFAREEALTRGLAGRDVDLVVWGESSVGFDLSERPDLAVRIARLARLVDADVLVNVDARRSESGTAAGIHKSSVLVGPEGPTGDRYDKMRLVPFGEYVPLRSLLGWATSVGRAAGEDRLRGTEQEVMRTDGGPRVGTLICFESAFPDMSRHLAADGAQLLLAQSSTSSFQGSWAPRQHASLAAMRAAETGRPMMHATLTGVSAVYGPDGRRVGEPLGTSASAARVYEVPLATGVTPYVRFGDWPVYGSVAAVAVFLLVEGVRRVGRGERRHGT, from the coding sequence ATGGACCTTCTCGCCGAGGACTCCGGCTCGCGCCGCACGAGCGGCCGCGACGCACCACTTCCGCGCGGGATCCGGTTCCGTCGCGATGCGGCCGCACTGTTCGCCGGGGCGCTGCCCGCGCTCACCTTCCCCGCACCCGCGCTCTGGTGGCTCGCGCCGTTCGTTCTCGTGCCGTGGCTGCTGCTGCTCGCCTCGGCTCCCACGCCCCGGCGCGCGAGCTGGGAGGGCTGGCTCGGCGGGCTCGGTTTCATGCTGGCCGTGCACCACTGGCTGCTGCCGAGCCTGCACGTCTTCACTCTTGTGGTCGCCGGACTCCTCGGTCTGCTCTGGGCTCCGTGGGGCCGACTCGTACACCATCTGACGGGCCGGGATCCGTCACCCGGGAGGGCGTGCGCGGCCCTGGTCCTGGTGCCCAGCGGGTGGCTGCTCATCGAGTTGGTGCGTTCCTGGGAAGGACTCGGTGGACCGTGGGGGCTGCTCGGCTCCAGCCAGTGGCAGGTACCGGCCGCCCTGCGGCTGGCCTCACTCGGTGGCGTATGGCTGGTCAGCCTGCTGCTCGTCATGGTGAACACCGCGCTGGCGCTGCTCTTCTCGGTACGTGTCCCTGCGGTACGTGCCCCTGCGGCACCGGTCTCCGGGGTGCGTCTCCTTTCGGTGCATGCCCGCAGCCGGCCGGTGCCCGTACGTGCCCGCGGCTGGCCCGCCCTCGCCGCGCTGGCGGCGGTGGCCGTCGGGACGACGGCGGCCTGGGCCTTCGCTCCGCGCCCCGACCCGGCGGGCACCACCCGGGCGGCCGTGGTGCAGCCGGGTGTCATCGGAGGCAGCGGGAGTGGCGACGCACGGTTCGCGCGCGAGGAGGCGCTCACCCGGGGACTGGCGGGCCGGGATGTCGACCTGGTCGTCTGGGGTGAGAGCAGTGTCGGCTTCGACCTGTCCGAACGGCCGGATCTCGCCGTCCGGATCGCCCGACTGGCCCGGCTGGTCGACGCCGACGTCCTGGTCAATGTCGACGCACGCCGCAGCGAGTCGGGCACCGCCGCCGGAATCCACAAGAGTTCCGTACTCGTCGGGCCCGAGGGACCGACCGGCGACCGCTACGACAAGATGCGCCTGGTCCCCTTCGGGGAGTACGTGCCCCTGCGTTCGCTGCTCGGCTGGGCGACCTCGGTCGGCAGGGCGGCCGGTGAGGACCGGCTGCGCGGTACGGAGCAGGAGGTGATGCGCACCGACGGCGGTCCGCGCGTCGGCACACTGATCTGCTTCGAGTCCGCCTTCCCCGACATGAGCCGTCATCTGGCGGCGGACGGCGCCCAGTTGCTCCTGGCCCAGTCGTCCACGTCCTCGTTCCAGGGCAGTTGGGCCCCGCGCCAGCACGCCTCGCTCGCGGCGATGCGTGCCGCGGAGACCGGCCGCCCGATGATGCACGCCACGCTGACCGGAGTCTCGGCCGTGTACGGACCCGACGGGCGACGCGTGGGAGAGCCGCTCGGCACCTCGGCCTCCGCGGCCCGCGTCTACGAGGTCCCGCTGGCCACCGGGGTCACTCCGTACGTGCGGTTCGGCGACTGGCCCGTCTACGGGTCCGTCGCCGCGGTCGCGGTCTTCCTGCTGGTCGAGGGTGTACGGAGGGTCGGGCGCGGGGAACGTCGGCACGGCACGTGA
- the ung gene encoding uracil-DNA glycosylase has protein sequence MTDTALLPESWRGVLGEEVQKPYFEELMEFVDKERAQGPVYPPREEVFAALEATPFEAVKVLVLGQDPYHGPGQGHGLCFSVRPGVRTPPSLRNIYKELHEELGHPVPDNGYLMPWARQGVLLLNAVLTVREGEANSHKAKGWEKFTDAVIRAVADRPDPAVFVLWGNYAQKKLPLIDEERHTVVKGAHPSPLSARKFFGSRPFTQIDEAVARQGHSPIDWRVPDLG, from the coding sequence ATGACCGACACCGCCTTGCTGCCCGAGTCCTGGCGCGGCGTCCTCGGCGAGGAAGTACAGAAGCCCTACTTCGAGGAACTCATGGAGTTCGTCGACAAGGAACGCGCGCAGGGGCCCGTGTACCCACCGCGTGAGGAGGTCTTCGCCGCCCTGGAGGCCACGCCGTTCGAGGCGGTCAAGGTCCTGGTCCTCGGCCAGGACCCGTACCACGGCCCCGGCCAGGGACACGGACTGTGCTTCTCGGTGCGTCCCGGTGTGCGCACCCCGCCCTCGCTGCGCAACATCTACAAGGAACTGCACGAGGAACTCGGGCACCCCGTCCCGGACAACGGTTATCTGATGCCCTGGGCCCGGCAGGGTGTGCTGCTGCTCAACGCGGTGCTCACGGTCCGCGAGGGCGAGGCCAATTCGCACAAGGCCAAGGGGTGGGAGAAGTTCACGGACGCGGTCATCCGCGCCGTGGCGGACCGCCCCGATCCGGCCGTGTTCGTGCTGTGGGGGAACTACGCCCAGAAGAAGCTCCCGTTGATCGACGAGGAGCGGCACACCGTGGTGAAGGGGGCCCACCCCTCGCCGCTCTCGGCGCGCAAGTTCTTCGGCTCGCGGCCCTTCACCCAGATCGACGAGGCGGTGGCCCGTCAGGGACACTCGCCGATCGACTGGCGCGTCCCCGACCTCGGCTGA
- the fabG gene encoding 3-oxoacyl-ACP reductase FabG, translating to MSTTEQRVAVVTGAARGIGAETAVRLAAEGRAVAVIDLDEAACKETVEKITAAGGRALAVGCDVSDEAQVEAAVARIAEELGAPTILVNNAGVLRDNLLFKMSVSDWDTVMNVHLRGAFLMSRAVQKYMVDAKFGRIVNLSSSSALGNRGQVNYSAAKAGMQGFTKTLAKELGKFGVTANAVAPGFIATDMTATTAERVGMGFEDFKAAAATQIPVQRVGVPEDIANAVAFFTGDEAGFVSGQVLYVAGGPLD from the coding sequence ATGTCCACCACCGAGCAGCGCGTCGCCGTAGTGACCGGGGCCGCTCGCGGCATCGGCGCGGAGACCGCCGTACGACTGGCCGCGGAGGGCCGCGCCGTCGCCGTCATCGACCTGGACGAGGCCGCCTGCAAGGAGACCGTCGAGAAGATCACCGCCGCGGGCGGGCGCGCGCTCGCCGTCGGCTGTGATGTCTCCGACGAGGCGCAGGTGGAGGCCGCGGTCGCCCGCATCGCCGAGGAGCTCGGCGCGCCGACGATCCTCGTCAACAACGCCGGTGTGCTCCGCGACAACCTGCTGTTCAAGATGAGCGTCTCCGACTGGGACACCGTCATGAACGTGCACCTGCGCGGCGCCTTCCTGATGTCCCGCGCGGTGCAGAAGTACATGGTCGACGCCAAGTTCGGCCGGATCGTGAACCTCTCCAGCTCCTCCGCGCTCGGCAACCGGGGCCAGGTCAACTACTCGGCCGCCAAGGCCGGTATGCAGGGCTTCACCAAGACCCTGGCCAAGGAGCTCGGCAAGTTCGGCGTCACCGCCAACGCCGTGGCCCCCGGCTTCATCGCCACCGACATGACGGCCACCACGGCCGAGCGCGTCGGCATGGGCTTCGAGGACTTCAAGGCAGCCGCCGCCACCCAGATCCCCGTCCAGCGCGTGGGCGTGCCCGAGGACATCGCCAACGCCGTCGCCTTCTTCACCGGTGACGAGGCGGGCTTCGTCTCCGGTCAGGTTCTGTACGTGGCCGGCGGCCCGCTCGACTGA
- a CDS encoding SDR family oxidoreductase yields the protein MATQDSGRAALVTGASRGIGYGIAQALVARGDRVCITGRNEESLAQAVEKLGSDRVIGVAGKAHDVAHQAEAVARTMEAFGRVDFLVNNAGTNPVFGPMAELDLEVARKVYETNVVSALGFAQQTWRAWQQQNGGAIVNIASVAGVSASPFIGAYGMSKAAMINLTQQLAHEFAPGVRVNTIAPAVVKTKFAEALYEGREEEAAAAYPLGRLGVPEDIGGVAAFLTSADAAWVTGQTLVVDGGIFLNAGVG from the coding sequence ATGGCAACGCAGGACAGCGGAAGGGCCGCGCTCGTCACCGGGGCGAGCCGCGGCATCGGCTACGGCATCGCTCAGGCGCTGGTCGCCCGCGGCGACCGGGTGTGCATCACCGGCCGCAACGAGGAGAGCCTCGCCCAGGCCGTCGAGAAGCTCGGTTCCGACCGGGTCATCGGCGTCGCGGGCAAGGCGCACGATGTGGCGCACCAGGCCGAGGCCGTCGCACGCACCATGGAGGCCTTCGGCCGCGTCGACTTCCTGGTCAACAACGCCGGGACCAACCCGGTCTTCGGTCCCATGGCCGAGCTGGACCTGGAGGTGGCGCGCAAGGTCTACGAGACCAACGTGGTCTCCGCGCTCGGCTTCGCCCAGCAGACCTGGCGGGCCTGGCAGCAGCAGAACGGCGGCGCGATCGTCAACATCGCCTCCGTGGCCGGTGTCTCGGCGTCGCCCTTCATCGGCGCCTACGGCATGAGCAAGGCGGCCATGATCAACCTGACCCAGCAGCTCGCCCACGAGTTCGCCCCGGGGGTGCGGGTCAACACCATCGCCCCGGCCGTGGTCAAGACCAAGTTCGCCGAGGCCCTCTACGAGGGTCGTGAAGAGGAGGCGGCGGCGGCCTATCCGCTCGGACGTCTCGGAGTGCCCGAGGACATCGGTGGTGTCGCGGCCTTTCTGACCTCGGCGGACGCCGCCTGGGTAACCGGCCAGACACTCGTGGTGGATGGCGGCATTTTCCTCAATGCGGGCGTCGGCTGA
- a CDS encoding undecaprenyl-diphosphate phosphatase → MSWFESFILGLVQGLTEFLPISSSAHLRLTAAFAGWHDPGAAFTAITQIGTETAVLIYFRKDIGRIISAWFRSLTDKQMRRDHDAQMGWLVIVGSIPIGVLGVTLKDQIEGPFRDLRLIATTLIVMGIVLGIADRLAARDETGGRHRAPRHRKTLQELNARDGLIYGLCQAMALIPGVSRSGATISGGLLMGYNREAAARYSFLLAVPAVLASGAYELKDASEGHVSWGPTIFATLIAFVVGYAVIAWFMKFITTKSFMPFVIYRILLGIVLIVLVAGGFLDPEAGDVGH, encoded by the coding sequence ATGTCTTGGTTCGAATCCTTCATCCTCGGGCTCGTCCAGGGACTCACCGAGTTCCTGCCCATCTCCTCCAGCGCGCATCTGCGCCTGACGGCCGCCTTCGCCGGGTGGCACGACCCCGGGGCAGCGTTCACGGCCATCACTCAGATCGGCACCGAGACGGCGGTCCTCATCTACTTCCGCAAGGACATCGGGCGCATCATCTCGGCCTGGTTCCGCTCCCTGACGGACAAGCAGATGCGGCGCGACCACGACGCCCAGATGGGCTGGCTGGTGATCGTGGGGTCCATCCCCATCGGCGTACTCGGCGTGACGCTGAAGGACCAGATCGAGGGCCCCTTCCGCGATCTGCGCCTGATCGCCACCACTCTGATCGTGATGGGCATCGTCCTCGGCATCGCGGACCGGCTGGCCGCCCGCGACGAGACCGGCGGCAGGCACCGCGCCCCCCGGCACCGCAAGACCCTCCAGGAACTGAACGCACGGGACGGCCTGATCTACGGCCTCTGCCAGGCCATGGCCCTCATCCCCGGCGTCTCCCGCTCCGGCGCGACCATCAGCGGCGGCCTGCTCATGGGCTACAACCGCGAGGCGGCGGCCCGTTACTCCTTCCTCCTCGCCGTCCCGGCCGTACTCGCCTCGGGTGCCTACGAGTTGAAGGACGCGAGCGAAGGCCATGTCTCCTGGGGCCCGACGATCTTCGCCACCCTGATCGCCTTCGTGGTCGGCTACGCGGTCATCGCCTGGTTCATGAAGTTCATTACGACCAAGTCCTTCATGCCGTTCGTCATCTACCGGATCCTGCTCGGCATCGTGCTGATCGTGCTGGTGGCCGGCGGGTTCCTGGATCCGGAGGCGGGGGATGTCGGGCACTGA
- a CDS encoding Rieske (2Fe-2S) protein yields the protein MSLPRSQKPVPAPTRRAVVAAASAAGLAAALAACGDSGDSGSGEKSSSEGAGKTLAPTSDIPVGGGKIYGDDGVVVTQPKEGEFKAFTNICTHRQCPVASVSDGTINCTCHGSKFSIEDGTVKEPPATRPLGAKKIEVSGGQIKLV from the coding sequence ATGTCTCTCCCCCGCTCGCAGAAACCCGTTCCGGCACCGACCCGACGCGCTGTGGTCGCCGCGGCCTCGGCGGCCGGGCTCGCCGCGGCGCTCGCCGCCTGCGGTGACTCCGGCGACTCGGGATCGGGCGAGAAGTCCTCGTCCGAGGGTGCGGGCAAGACCCTGGCACCCACCTCGGACATCCCGGTCGGCGGCGGGAAGATCTACGGGGACGACGGTGTGGTCGTGACCCAGCCCAAGGAGGGCGAGTTCAAGGCCTTCACGAACATCTGCACCCACCGCCAGTGCCCGGTGGCCTCGGTTTCCGACGGCACCATCAACTGCACCTGCCACGGCAGCAAGTTCTCCATCGAGGACGGCACCGTCAAGGAGCCGCCCGCGACCCGGCCGCTCGGCGCGAAGAAGATCGAGGTCTCCGGCGGCCAGATCAAGCTCGTCTGA
- a CDS encoding TVP38/TMEM64 family protein — MPNPAASPASPAEGLAPVPTTGPALRLTRVLLSPWTRLSFLLLLFGAMAVTAIVLEPQRLLQDGWPKQLSGAGALAVFVVAYGLCSVAFVPRPLMSMAAGALFGSALGLVAAVGGTVLGAALSFGLGRLLGQDALRPLLRTRWLKAADGQFSRHGFRTILAVRLFPGVPFLAANYCAAVSRTRWFPFLVATGLGVIPNTAAYVVAGARAATPTSPVFLIAMGFLAVTGLAAAVVAWFKRDKLRGR; from the coding sequence ATGCCCAACCCCGCCGCCAGTCCCGCGAGCCCTGCCGAGGGCCTCGCCCCTGTCCCGACGACGGGCCCCGCCCTGCGCCTGACCAGAGTGCTGCTCTCGCCCTGGACCCGGCTGTCCTTCCTGCTGCTGCTCTTCGGAGCGATGGCTGTCACGGCCATCGTCCTCGAACCGCAGCGACTGCTGCAGGACGGCTGGCCGAAGCAGTTGAGCGGCGCCGGGGCGCTGGCCGTGTTCGTGGTGGCGTACGGGCTGTGCAGTGTGGCCTTCGTGCCGAGACCCCTCATGAGCATGGCGGCCGGGGCACTGTTCGGGTCCGCTCTGGGTCTGGTCGCCGCGGTCGGCGGAACGGTCCTGGGCGCCGCGCTCTCCTTCGGCCTCGGACGTCTCCTGGGCCAGGACGCCCTGCGGCCGCTGCTGCGCACGCGCTGGCTCAAGGCGGCGGACGGGCAGTTCAGCAGGCACGGGTTCCGGACGATCCTGGCGGTACGACTCTTCCCGGGCGTGCCCTTCCTCGCGGCCAACTACTGCGCCGCGGTCTCGCGTACCCGCTGGTTCCCGTTCCTGGTCGCCACCGGACTCGGCGTGATCCCGAACACGGCGGCATACGTGGTCGCGGGGGCCCGGGCCGCGACTCCGACCTCCCCCGTGTTCCTGATCGCGATGGGCTTCCTCGCGGTGACCGGACTCGCCGCCGCGGTCGTGGCCTGGTTCAAGCGGGACAAGCTCCGCGGACGGTGA
- a CDS encoding CsbD family protein, which yields MSDNPMDKLKGKAKEMKGKATGNDREAAEGQTDQMKAKAKDEMGKMKDRAEGMRDSGNR from the coding sequence GTGAGCGACAACCCGATGGACAAGCTCAAGGGCAAGGCCAAGGAGATGAAGGGCAAGGCCACCGGTAACGACCGGGAGGCCGCCGAAGGTCAGACCGACCAGATGAAGGCCAAGGCCAAGGACGAGATGGGCAAGATGAAGGACCGCGCCGAAGGTATGCGCGACTCCGGCAATCGCTGA
- a CDS encoding HipA family kinase — MLTEVLATRYTAPLREGGSLPGLVEGDDLAPYVLKFRGAGQGRKTLVAEVICGLLGRELGLRVPPLATLVLDPVLGLGEPDEQVQELLKSSGGTNLGMRFLSGALGFDPLAYRVDPAEAGRIVWFDALTGNVDRSWRNPNLLVWHGDLWLIDHGATMIWHHNWPSAERAADKPYDARDHTLAPFAPDVAAAAAALAPRVTRELLDEVTAQVPAEWLADEAGFDGPDDVRAAYASVLHARAASVHERITLPAPGTAPPGAGSGWLPPPERPAHAGLAAGEEGAR, encoded by the coding sequence ATGCTCACCGAAGTCCTGGCGACCCGTTACACGGCGCCCCTGCGCGAGGGCGGTTCGCTGCCCGGACTCGTCGAGGGCGATGATCTCGCGCCGTACGTGCTGAAGTTCCGGGGCGCGGGGCAGGGCCGCAAGACGCTGGTGGCGGAGGTGATCTGCGGACTGCTCGGGCGTGAGCTCGGGCTGCGCGTGCCACCCCTTGCCACTCTCGTCCTCGATCCGGTGCTCGGCCTCGGCGAGCCCGACGAACAGGTGCAGGAACTCCTGAAGTCCAGCGGCGGTACCAACCTCGGCATGCGGTTCCTGTCCGGGGCCCTCGGCTTCGACCCGCTCGCCTACCGCGTGGACCCCGCCGAGGCGGGCCGGATCGTCTGGTTCGACGCGCTGACCGGCAATGTCGACCGGTCCTGGCGCAACCCCAACCTCCTTGTCTGGCACGGCGATCTGTGGCTCATCGACCACGGCGCCACCATGATCTGGCACCACAACTGGCCGAGCGCCGAGCGGGCGGCCGACAAGCCCTACGACGCCCGCGACCACACCCTGGCCCCCTTCGCCCCGGACGTCGCCGCGGCCGCGGCCGCACTCGCGCCGCGCGTCACCCGCGAGTTGCTCGACGAGGTGACCGCCCAGGTGCCCGCGGAATGGCTGGCCGACGAAGCCGGATTCGACGGACCCGACGACGTACGCGCCGCCTATGCCTCCGTGCTGCACGCCCGCGCCGCCTCGGTCCACGAGCGGATCACCCTGCCCGCACCCGGGACCGCCCCGCCCGGCGCGGGCTCCGGCTGGCTGCCCCCGCCCGAGCGCCCTGCGCACGCGGGGCTCGCGGCCGGTGAGGAGGGCGCCCGATGA